One region of Marispirochaeta aestuarii genomic DNA includes:
- a CDS encoding HU family DNA-binding protein: MSNKLTKAEIIDSIFEKTGVNRKDVHRILDEFFDQLKDGLQEDRVVELRGFGTFEIRTRKGREKARNPKTGEIVPVSAHGVAVFRPGKELKQIAWPLRT; the protein is encoded by the coding sequence GTGAGTAACAAGCTCACAAAAGCCGAAATAATCGATAGTATATTCGAAAAGACCGGCGTTAACCGCAAGGATGTCCATCGGATTCTTGACGAGTTTTTCGACCAGCTGAAGGATGGTCTGCAGGAAGATCGGGTTGTGGAACTGCGCGGATTTGGAACCTTCGAAATCCGGACCCGTAAAGGTCGAGAAAAGGCTCGTAATCCGAAAACCGGAGAAATCGTACCGGTAAGCGCCCACGGGGTAGCAGTTTTTCGTCCTGGTAAGGAACTCAAACAGATTGCCTGGCCCCTGCGAACCTGA
- the lnt gene encoding apolipoprotein N-acyltransferase has protein sequence MKTVSSPGSIAVRLRSLGIDLFLLIVSALCFSLSFPSFLSTRGWGFLAYISIVPAFIVVHRTGWISSFVLGWFYGLAAYAVFNYWLAIFHPLAIFIVPLIYSAYFFVLFPLLKAADRLFPRYGYLVQILLWMGYEFLRTKGFLGYPYGNLGYSQYLYVPLIQLSALTGMWGVSLLVIFPSAYIGNALKKSDPQYALRFFREHRIDAAVWAVVMVLVVAGGALAMGDYTDKPQWKVALIQQNEDPWKNSIDAYKSALNSLTELSDRALKEDPDIVIWSETAFVPRIEWHNRYRTSRPHYELVRDLLDYLEEQDVPFVVGNDHAENSAAPGEPLVPADYNAAILFEKGEMVEIYRKTHLVPFTEHFPYENILPGMHRMLIEADTHFWEKGTEYTVFETGGVRFSTPICFEDVFGYLSREFVRRGAQVIVNMTNDSWSGSVAAEMQHAGMAVFRAVENRRSVVRSTNGGITCVIDPDGRITSSLEPFTADYLIADVPIDDSRTTLYTRFGDWFAWLMLMSGIIVLVFGFLRPSRH, from the coding sequence ATGAAAACCGTCAGTTCACCTGGTAGTATCGCAGTCAGGCTGCGGTCTCTTGGAATAGACCTGTTTTTACTGATTGTATCAGCTCTCTGTTTTTCTCTCTCTTTTCCAAGTTTTCTCTCCACCCGGGGTTGGGGATTTCTGGCGTATATCTCCATCGTTCCCGCTTTTATCGTTGTACACCGTACCGGCTGGATATCCTCCTTTGTTCTGGGATGGTTTTACGGTCTGGCCGCGTATGCTGTTTTCAATTACTGGCTGGCGATTTTTCATCCCCTGGCTATTTTTATTGTCCCTCTTATCTATTCCGCCTACTTTTTTGTTCTTTTTCCCCTTCTCAAGGCTGCAGACCGGCTTTTTCCCAGATACGGGTACCTGGTGCAGATACTTCTCTGGATGGGCTATGAATTCCTGAGGACCAAGGGTTTTCTGGGATACCCCTATGGGAATCTGGGCTACTCACAGTACCTGTATGTTCCTCTGATTCAATTGTCTGCGCTGACCGGAATGTGGGGAGTGTCTCTGCTGGTTATCTTTCCGTCAGCCTATATCGGAAACGCTCTGAAGAAATCCGATCCGCAGTATGCTCTCCGTTTTTTTCGTGAACATCGAATCGATGCCGCTGTGTGGGCTGTGGTCATGGTCCTTGTCGTCGCCGGAGGAGCGCTGGCCATGGGTGATTATACGGATAAGCCGCAGTGGAAGGTTGCCCTGATCCAGCAGAACGAGGACCCCTGGAAGAACAGCATAGATGCGTATAAAAGCGCCCTTAATTCCCTGACAGAGCTTTCCGACCGGGCCCTCAAAGAGGATCCGGACATCGTTATCTGGTCGGAGACCGCCTTTGTCCCCCGAATTGAGTGGCACAACCGCTATCGGACATCCAGACCTCACTATGAGCTTGTAAGAGACCTGCTGGATTACCTGGAAGAGCAGGATGTTCCCTTTGTGGTGGGAAACGATCATGCTGAAAACAGCGCTGCTCCGGGAGAGCCCCTTGTTCCCGCTGACTACAACGCTGCCATTCTCTTCGAGAAGGGCGAAATGGTCGAAATCTACCGGAAGACCCATCTGGTTCCTTTTACCGAGCATTTCCCCTACGAAAACATTCTCCCCGGTATGCATCGCATGCTGATCGAGGCGGATACCCATTTCTGGGAGAAGGGTACGGAGTATACTGTATTTGAAACCGGGGGGGTAAGGTTCTCTACTCCCATCTGCTTTGAGGATGTTTTCGGGTATCTGAGTCGTGAATTTGTCCGCCGGGGAGCCCAGGTCATTGTCAATATGACCAACGATTCATGGTCCGGTTCCGTGGCGGCGGAGATGCAGCATGCCGGGATGGCGGTTTTCCGTGCCGTAGAGAACAGACGCAGTGTTGTACGCAGTACCAACGGCGGCATTACCTGCGTAATTGACCCCGACGGGCGTATTACTTCCAGTCTTGAACCCTTCACTGCCGACTATCTCATCGCCGATGTGCCCATCGATGACAGCCGCACAACCCTGTATACCCGTTTTGGCGACTGGTTTGCCTGGCTGATGCTCATGAGCGGAATAATCGTACTGGTCTTCGGTTTTTTACGGCCAAGCCGACATTGA
- a CDS encoding response regulator transcription factor encodes MNAKTKILIVDDEPINRDFFDVMLSKLGFQVNKAEDGEEALEKLKNDRPDLIILDNIMPKMSGWKLTKILKTSDDYGEFSDIPIIMFSAMDDVKDKIEGFELGVEDYITKPFNFSEVLARIRAVLRSRELSRQVVQKERKIASIESLNQSLIYFTQHLKEPVESLQKRVETLDVNSKKEIQDFVEAVQVETKQVLVTLHSLEDEIRDLQKRPELQEDADADLLEDLEKRFQRHFSSWKENQEVPEVSS; translated from the coding sequence ATGAACGCAAAGACAAAGATTCTGATAGTCGATGATGAACCAATAAACCGCGATTTCTTCGATGTGATGCTCAGCAAACTGGGCTTCCAGGTAAACAAAGCTGAAGACGGCGAAGAGGCTCTGGAAAAACTGAAGAATGATCGTCCCGACCTGATCATTCTCGACAATATCATGCCCAAAATGTCGGGTTGGAAACTGACGAAGATTCTGAAAACCAGCGACGATTACGGGGAATTCAGCGATATCCCTATAATAATGTTCTCTGCCATGGATGATGTGAAGGACAAAATAGAGGGCTTTGAGCTTGGAGTTGAGGACTACATTACCAAGCCCTTCAATTTCTCCGAGGTCCTCGCCCGGATTCGTGCGGTGTTGCGCAGCCGGGAACTGTCGCGCCAGGTAGTTCAGAAAGAACGGAAGATAGCATCCATTGAATCCCTGAATCAGTCCCTTATCTATTTTACCCAGCATCTGAAAGAACCGGTGGAGTCCCTGCAGAAACGGGTAGAGACCCTTGATGTGAACTCGAAAAAAGAAATTCAGGACTTTGTTGAGGCGGTGCAGGTGGAAACCAAGCAGGTGCTTGTTACCCTTCACAGCCTGGAGGATGAGATCAGGGATCTTCAGAAGCGCCCTGAGCTGCAGGAAGATGCGGATGCCGATCTTCTTGAGGATCTGGAAAAAAGGTTTCAGAGACATTTTTCCAGCTGGAAGGAGAACCAGGAGGTTCCCGAGGTTTCCTCGTGA
- a CDS encoding tetratricopeptide repeat protein: MISEEKKKVLDLFGQGRKQYKLMEFEKARQFFAQALEIDPEDGPSKVYYLRCKHYIENPPPEDWDGVFVMNTK, from the coding sequence GTGATTTCGGAAGAGAAAAAAAAAGTATTGGATCTTTTCGGTCAGGGAAGAAAGCAGTATAAGCTTATGGAGTTCGAAAAAGCCAGGCAGTTTTTTGCCCAGGCTCTGGAGATAGATCCTGAAGACGGTCCATCGAAGGTATACTACCTGCGTTGTAAACATTACATTGAGAATCCACCTCCCGAGGATTGGGACGGTGTGTTTGTCATGAATACAAAATAA
- a CDS encoding bactofilin family protein: MAIISSNRLEVPTTTLGSATSFAGDLSFTTSLRIEGRYSGKIESRGTLHIAPGAHVEADIVVGAVVVAGTVVGNITASKRLEIEATGTVIGNIKTPKLKVAEGVSFRGKCDMLEGGDAIDIFSAAPDKLKKILTHTH, encoded by the coding sequence ATGGCGATTATCAGCTCCAACAGACTTGAAGTTCCAACAACCACTCTTGGAAGTGCAACATCCTTTGCCGGAGATCTAAGCTTTACAACCTCTCTGAGAATCGAGGGGCGGTATTCCGGAAAGATTGAGTCCAGGGGTACGCTGCACATTGCCCCCGGGGCGCATGTGGAAGCAGACATCGTGGTAGGGGCGGTAGTTGTTGCCGGTACCGTGGTGGGCAATATTACGGCCTCCAAGCGTCTTGAGATTGAAGCCACCGGAACAGTTATAGGCAATATAAAGACCCCGAAGCTGAAGGTAGCCGAGGGTGTTTCATTTCGCGGTAAGTGCGATATGCTCGAAGGCGGTGATGCTATCGATATCTTTTCCGCTGCTCCGGATAAACTGAAAAAGATTCTTACTCATACCCATTAG
- a CDS encoding CinA family protein: protein MDRSYAGSLNILGITPEGVERRLDDCGVNLTEVDYISGAYGTILRSSTTGREAENLKLVERCCAPFIARGDMNPAGLTVQSALRAGIMLAFAESCTGGLAGSMVTGIAGSSDVFWGSMVTYANDAKERVLGVSSIPDHGAVSEETVGAMAEGAIKLSGADAALAVSGIAGPGGGTPEKPVGTVWFAFRYREKMQTLKCVFSGKRGQVRHKAAAVALAGLANQIDGALLDTEWIADYTCY, encoded by the coding sequence ATGGATCGATCATATGCAGGATCATTGAATATTCTCGGAATTACCCCTGAAGGTGTAGAAAGACGTCTTGACGATTGCGGGGTAAACCTGACTGAAGTGGATTATATTTCCGGCGCATACGGAACCATTCTGCGAAGCAGCACCACCGGCCGTGAAGCGGAGAATCTTAAGCTTGTTGAGCGTTGCTGTGCCCCTTTTATCGCCAGGGGCGATATGAATCCCGCCGGGCTGACTGTTCAGAGTGCTCTCAGAGCAGGGATTATGCTGGCCTTTGCAGAGTCCTGTACCGGAGGGCTGGCCGGATCAATGGTAACGGGTATAGCCGGAAGCTCTGATGTTTTCTGGGGATCCATGGTGACCTATGCCAATGATGCCAAGGAGAGAGTGCTGGGGGTTTCCAGCATTCCTGACCATGGGGCGGTGTCAGAAGAAACCGTCGGGGCCATGGCGGAGGGCGCTATAAAGCTATCCGGTGCCGACGCGGCTCTTGCCGTCTCGGGGATTGCCGGGCCCGGGGGCGGAACTCCGGAAAAACCTGTGGGAACCGTGTGGTTCGCCTTCAGGTATCGCGAAAAAATGCAGACCTTAAAATGCGTGTTCAGCGGAAAACGCGGCCAGGTCAGACACAAGGCGGCTGCCGTGGCCCTGGCGGGACTCGCAAATCAAATAGATGGGGCTTTACTTGACACCGAATGGATAGCTGATTATACTTGTTATTAA
- the rho gene encoding transcription termination factor Rho, translating to MALLRKRGTMKNASEHEESQVETSETVQNELSLTENSAFQEEENSNSKSPEDNQESFKKRRVRKKSANGEGSSSSNDASDLSSREPVKRRPKKKKIRVELIKDSPMDEDNQSEESSSDNQEQAAPTASAYYPDHSNHHGSGKGQNSSGKEKDKLSINELTRMNMGDLRAFAIDKGVSPDNLGSMKKQEVIFAILKSHTSVGGGITAYGSLEILPDGYGFLRSPQNSYLPGQDDIYISPSQIRLFNLRTGDTVSGHIRPPKEGERFFAMLRVDSVNFRDPAEAQTRIPFDNLTPLYPETRINMEREGGPISTRMINLFCPIGKGQRGLIVSPPRTGKTILLQQIANAITTNHPEVYLIVLLIDERPEEVTDMRRNVKGEVIASTFDEQATRHVQVAEMVIEKAKRLVEHGNDVVILLDSITRLARAYNQTVPTSGKILSGGVDSNALHRPKRFFGAARNIEDGGSLTIVATALIETGSRMDEVIFEEFKGTGNMEIILDRRMADRRLFPSINIKRSGTRKEELLLTETELQKMWVLRKVINPMDDIEITEMMIDRMSKTKNNESFLRSMNTSSVTD from the coding sequence ATGGCCTTACTTCGTAAGCGTGGCACCATGAAAAACGCTAGTGAACACGAGGAGTCGCAAGTGGAAACCTCCGAAACGGTACAGAATGAATTGAGTCTTACAGAGAATTCAGCGTTTCAGGAAGAAGAAAACAGTAACAGCAAGTCTCCGGAGGATAACCAGGAGTCTTTTAAAAAGCGAAGGGTCCGGAAAAAATCGGCCAACGGAGAGGGTTCCTCCTCTTCGAACGATGCTTCCGACCTGTCTTCCAGGGAACCGGTAAAGAGACGGCCCAAGAAGAAGAAAATCCGGGTGGAACTGATTAAGGATTCCCCCATGGATGAAGATAATCAGTCCGAAGAAAGCAGTTCCGACAACCAGGAACAGGCCGCTCCCACCGCTTCCGCCTATTATCCGGACCATTCAAATCATCACGGCTCCGGAAAAGGGCAGAACTCTTCAGGTAAAGAAAAAGATAAGCTGAGTATAAATGAGCTCACCCGGATGAATATGGGTGATCTGCGGGCTTTTGCCATAGACAAGGGAGTCTCTCCGGACAATCTTGGGTCCATGAAAAAGCAGGAGGTCATTTTCGCGATTCTCAAGTCCCATACTTCGGTGGGCGGCGGAATAACTGCCTATGGGTCACTTGAGATTCTCCCCGACGGTTATGGATTTCTCCGGTCACCCCAGAACAGTTACCTTCCCGGCCAGGACGACATCTATATTTCTCCTTCTCAGATTCGCCTGTTCAACCTTCGAACCGGCGACACCGTTTCCGGCCATATCCGCCCCCCCAAGGAAGGGGAGCGCTTCTTTGCAATGCTCAGGGTCGATTCGGTTAACTTTCGGGATCCCGCAGAAGCCCAGACCAGGATACCCTTTGACAATCTGACTCCCCTCTACCCGGAGACGCGGATCAATATGGAGAGGGAAGGCGGACCGATCTCCACGAGGATGATTAATCTGTTCTGTCCCATTGGAAAGGGGCAGCGGGGACTGATCGTATCGCCTCCCAGAACAGGTAAAACAATCCTTCTGCAGCAGATAGCCAACGCCATTACCACGAATCATCCGGAGGTCTATCTGATCGTACTGCTGATAGACGAGCGTCCGGAGGAAGTGACGGATATGCGGCGTAACGTAAAGGGCGAGGTAATTGCCTCTACCTTTGACGAGCAGGCTACCCGGCATGTGCAGGTTGCCGAAATGGTTATCGAGAAGGCGAAACGTCTTGTGGAACACGGAAACGACGTGGTTATACTCCTTGACTCCATAACACGCCTGGCCCGGGCCTACAACCAGACTGTTCCAACCTCGGGCAAGATCCTCTCCGGCGGTGTCGATTCCAACGCGCTGCACAGACCGAAACGGTTTTTCGGGGCAGCCCGGAATATTGAAGACGGAGGCAGTCTTACAATTGTTGCAACAGCGCTGATCGAAACAGGCAGCCGTATGGACGAGGTCATCTTCGAGGAGTTCAAGGGCACCGGTAACATGGAGATTATCCTGGATCGCAGAATGGCGGACCGGCGGCTTTTTCCGTCCATCAATATAAAACGCTCAGGAACCCGAAAAGAGGAACTTCTGCTCACGGAAACCGAACTTCAGAAGATGTGGGTCCTGCGGAAGGTAATAAACCCGATGGATGATATCGAGATTACCGAGATGATGATTGACAGAATGAGCAAAACCAAGAATAATGAGTCCTTCCTGAGGTCCATGAATACCTCTTCCGTTACTGATTAG